In the genome of Neodiprion pinetum isolate iyNeoPine1 chromosome 2, iyNeoPine1.2, whole genome shotgun sequence, one region contains:
- the ema gene encoding protein CLEC16A homolog isoform X2 codes for MFRSRSWFGGGLWKPKNPHSLEHLKYLYNVLSKNHTVSENNRGLLVETLRSIAEILIWGDQNDSSVFDFFLEKNMLSFFLRIMKQKCGSYVCVQLLQTLNILFENIRNETSLYYLLSNNHVNSIIVHKFDFSDEEVMAYYISFLKTLSLKLNVHTIHFFYNEHTNDFPLYTEAIKFFNHTEGMVRIAVRTLTLNVYRVEDASMLAFIRDRTAAPYFSNLVWFIGNHIIELDTCVRNDADHQSQNRLSDLVAEHLDHLHYLNDILCLDIPDLNQVLTEHLLHKLLVPLYVYSLTRHKSQFFQTKEKKKHVSAVVSLFLLSQVFLIISHGPLVHTLAAIILKSDLDIIENGASKLLEEYTNVSAGDKIAFVQPQESLQKSLESLNETQSDEAVSEIEFTAADTIEKTTECELTDNPPSVEPSTSSNMSKTLPRPEVLNIDISNNTLNKIKNLNVTDEEKEQRLALESPLTPQQSSSDVQESLANKPFLEAILNALSSTENDYAALFSLCLLYALANNQGIKPEMLDLVLSPSQKTSTKNWYNEILVDRLIQIITLSCQTNTKVRLVTLDLSIKLLLQLVMSDGQSLLQDCHLAAIESAKEQSTSLLRNFYKSEDIFLDMFEDEYSELQKRPLNVEWLMMDSNILLPPTGTPMTGIEFSKRLPCGEVERARRAIRIFFLIRELSLTLSGQPETHLPLTNLATCVQVNNVLDLNNTDLISCTIVAKDGQKIRRFLVMDLIQIILVEPDTRKLGWGVAKLVGLLQDIEVTGDKDDSRCLHLTIHRPLSSSATNRVPLLSAKCILDDHIRCMAAKQRLTKGRIKARQKKMSQIARLLDIPTGIPHCPTPPNYTLLNVRQERTTGRGQKQKDHPRPMFTVNKVPGFAAQMRRDSSARSVAGQSAATGKRSDSSPNGKVCENGLKSREHSPKLPRPRSEEIPLEDMRSRNASLGKNVTCLPIAIQERIDVTITNTPPLSDTSPVLRKSSEETSFTSPQNQGEPKPRRKGQVETV; via the exons ATGTTTCGAAGTCGTAGCTGGTTTGGCGGGGGCCTTTGGAAACCTAAAAATCCACATTCCCTCGAACATCTAAA ATATCTTTACAACGTTTTATCTAAGAATCATACTGTCTCCGAGAATAACAGAGGCCTACTGGTTGAGACCTTGCGTTCGATAGCTGAAATTTTGATCTGGGGTGATCAAAATGATAGCAGTGTGTTCGA ttttttcctggagaaaaatatgctttcattttttcttcggATAATGAAACAGAAATGTGGTAGCTACGTATGTGTTCAACTCCTCCAAACGCTCAATATCTTGTTTGAGAATATTCGCAACGAAACATCTTTGT attACTTATTGAGCAACAACCATGTAAATAGTATAATAGTTCACAAATTTGACTTCAGTGACGAAGAAGTCATGGCTTACTACATAAGCTTTCTCAAAACTTTGAGCTTAAAACTGAACGTGCATACTATTCACTTCTTCTATAACGAG CATACGAACGATTTCCCACTATACACCGAAGCTATCAAATTCTTCAATCACACTGAGGGCATGGTGCGCATTGCAGTGCGCACTTTGACGCTAAATGTGTATCGTGTTGAGGATGCTTCAATGCTGGCATTCATCAGAGATAGGACAGCAGCTCCATATTTCAGTAATCTTGTTTGGTTTATTGGAAATCACATCATTGAACTAGATACTTGTGTTAGAAACGATGCTGA TCACCAGAGTCAGAATAGGCTCTCGGATTTAGTAGCTGAACATCTCGATCATCTTCATTACTTGAACGACATTCTTTGCCTGGATATACCGGATTTAAATCAAGTTCTTACCGAACACTTGCTTCACAAATTATTGGTGCCTTTGTACGTATATTCGTTAACCAGGCATAagtcacaattttttcaaactaag gagaagaaaaaacacgtCAGTGCCGTTGTATCTTTGTTTCTACTTTCACAAGTATTCTTGATTATATCGCATGGACCACTTGTTCACACTTTGGCTGCTATAATATTGAAGTCTGATTTAGATATAATCGAAAATGGTGCAAGTAAATTACTGGAGGAATATACAAATGTGTCCGCAGGTGACAAAATAGCATTTGTACAGCCGCAGGAAAGCCTACAAAAATCGCTCGAAAGTTTGAACGAAACACAGAGTGACGAGGCGGTGTCGGAGATTGAGTTTACTGCCGCAGATACAATTGAGAAAACCACAGAATGTGAACTGACTGACAATCCACCTTCAGTTGAACCAAGCACTTCCAGTAATATGTCAAAAACTTTGCCACGACCTGAAGTTCTAAATATTGACATTTCAAACAATAcactaaataaaataaagaaccTTAATGTGACAGATGAAGAGAAGGAACAGCGGCTGGCTCTCGAAAGCCCATTAACACCTCAGCAATCGTCGAGTGATGTACAGGAATCCTTGGCTAATAAACCATTCTTGGAAGCTATATTAAATGCTTTGAGCTCTACGGAAAATGACTATGCagcattattttcattatgttTACTGTACGCATTAGCTAATAATCAG GGAATCAAGCCTGAAATGTTGGACCTTGTATTATCCCCGTCACAAAAAACATCTACGAAAAATTGGTATAATGAAATTCTTGTAGATAGACTGATCCAGATAATCACGTTGAGTTGTCAAACAA acacTAAGGTACGGTTAGTCACTCTGGATTTATCGATCAAGCTACTTCTACAATTAGTCATGTCAGATGGTCAGAGTTTGCTGCAAGATTGTCATTTAGCAGCCATTGAATCTGCTAAAGAACAAAGTACTTCGTTACTTAGGAATTTTTATAAG AGCGAAGACATATTTTTAGATATGTTTGAAGATGAGTATAGCGAGTTACAAAAAAGGCCTTTGAATGTTGAGTGGTTGATGATGGATAGCAACATATTGCTTCCGCCCACCGGAACTCCGATGACTGGCATTGAATTCAGCAAACGACTACCATGTGGCGAG GTGGAAAGAGCAAGGAGAGCGATAAGAATATTCTTTTTGATCAGGGAATTATCGTTAACACTTAGTGGACAGCCAGAGACGCATCTACCCTTAACAAATTTAGCAACCTGCGTCCAGGTTAACAACGTCCTTGATCTAA ACAATACAGATCTCATTTCCTGCACCATTGTTGCAAAAGATGGGCAAAAAATTCGACGATTCTTAGTGATGGActtaattcaaataattcttGTCGAACCAGATACGAGGAAGTTAGGATGGGGGGTAGCGAAATTAGTCGGCCTACTACAAGACATAGAAGTTACAGGTGATAAAGATGATTCCAGATGCCTCCATTTGACAATTCACCGACCTTTAAGCAGCAGTGCTACCAATAGGGTACCCTTGCTTTCGGCAAAATGTATTCTCGATGATCACATAAGATGTATGGCAGCTAAACAGAG ATTGACAAAAGGAAGAATCAAGgcgagacaaaaaaaaatgagtcaAATAGCGAGGCTGCTAGATATTCCAACTGGCATTCCGCACTGTCCCACACCTCCGAATTATACATTGCTCAATGTAAGACAAGAAC GTACAACAGGAAGaggacaaaaacaaaaagaccATCCAAGACCCATGTTTACAGTAAATAAAGTCCCAGGATTTGCAGCTCAAATGCGACGCGATAGTTCGGCACGTTCCGTTGCTGGGCAATCTGCAGCGACCGGTAAACGTTCTGATAGTAGTCCGAACGGCAAAGTGTGCGAAAATGGTCTGAAGTCTCGCGAACATTCGCCGAAATTGCCAAGACCAAGAAGTGAGGAGATTCCACTTGAAGATATGCGTAGTAGAAATGCGTCTCTAGGGAAAAATGTCACTTGCCTCCCCATAGCAATTCAGGAGAGAATAGATGTCACAATCACCAACACACCTCCTCTATCTGACACATCTCCAGTACTGAGAAAATCGTCTGAAGAAACTTCGTTCACGTCACCTCAAAATCAAGGAGAGCCAAAACCGCGTAGAAAGGGTCAGGTTGAAACTGTTTGA
- the ema gene encoding protein CLEC16A homolog isoform X3 produces MFRSRSWFGGGLWKPKNPHSLEHLKYLYNVLSKNHTVSENNRGLLVETLRSIAEILIWGDQNDSSVFDFFLEKNMLSFFLRIMKQKCGSYVCVQLLQTLNILFENIRNETSLYYLLSNNHVNSIIVHKFDFSDEEVMAYYISFLKTLSLKLNVHTIHFFYNEVNEHTNDFPLYTEAIKFFNHTEGMVRIAVRTLTLNVYRVEDASMLAFIRDRTAAPYFSNLVWFIGNHIIELDTCVRNDADHQSQNRLSDLVAEHLDHLHYLNDILCLDIPDLNQVLTEHLLHKLLVPLYVYSLTRHKSQFFQTKEKKKHVSAVVSLFLLSQVFLIISHGPLVHTLAAIILKSDLDIIENGASKLLEEYTNVSAGDKIAFVQPQESLQKSLESLNETQSDEAVSEIEFTAADTIEKTTECELTDNPPSVEPSTSNEEKEQRLALESPLTPQQSSSDVQESLANKPFLEAILNALSSTENDYAALFSLCLLYALANNQGIKPEMLDLVLSPSQKTSTKNWYNEILVDRLIQIITLSCQTNTKVRLVTLDLSIKLLLQLVMSDGQSLLQDCHLAAIESAKEQSTSLLRNFYKSEDIFLDMFEDEYSELQKRPLNVEWLMMDSNILLPPTGTPMTGIEFSKRLPCGEVERARRAIRIFFLIRELSLTLSGQPETHLPLTNLATCVQVNNVLDLNNTDLISCTIVAKDGQKIRRFLVMDLIQIILVEPDTRKLGWGVAKLVGLLQDIEVTGDKDDSRCLHLTIHRPLSSSATNRVPLLSAKCILDDHIRCMAAKQRLTKGRIKARQKKMSQIARLLDIPTGIPHCPTPPNYTLLNVRQERTTGRGQKQKDHPRPMFTVNKVPGFAAQMRRDSSARSVAGQSAATGKRSDSSPNGKVCENGLKSREHSPKLPRPRSEEIPLEDMRSRNASLGKNVTCLPIAIQERIDVTITNTPPLSDTSPVLRKSSEETSFTSPQNQGEPKPRRKGQVETV; encoded by the exons ATGTTTCGAAGTCGTAGCTGGTTTGGCGGGGGCCTTTGGAAACCTAAAAATCCACATTCCCTCGAACATCTAAA ATATCTTTACAACGTTTTATCTAAGAATCATACTGTCTCCGAGAATAACAGAGGCCTACTGGTTGAGACCTTGCGTTCGATAGCTGAAATTTTGATCTGGGGTGATCAAAATGATAGCAGTGTGTTCGA ttttttcctggagaaaaatatgctttcattttttcttcggATAATGAAACAGAAATGTGGTAGCTACGTATGTGTTCAACTCCTCCAAACGCTCAATATCTTGTTTGAGAATATTCGCAACGAAACATCTTTGT attACTTATTGAGCAACAACCATGTAAATAGTATAATAGTTCACAAATTTGACTTCAGTGACGAAGAAGTCATGGCTTACTACATAAGCTTTCTCAAAACTTTGAGCTTAAAACTGAACGTGCATACTATTCACTTCTTCTATAACGAGGTAAACGAG CATACGAACGATTTCCCACTATACACCGAAGCTATCAAATTCTTCAATCACACTGAGGGCATGGTGCGCATTGCAGTGCGCACTTTGACGCTAAATGTGTATCGTGTTGAGGATGCTTCAATGCTGGCATTCATCAGAGATAGGACAGCAGCTCCATATTTCAGTAATCTTGTTTGGTTTATTGGAAATCACATCATTGAACTAGATACTTGTGTTAGAAACGATGCTGA TCACCAGAGTCAGAATAGGCTCTCGGATTTAGTAGCTGAACATCTCGATCATCTTCATTACTTGAACGACATTCTTTGCCTGGATATACCGGATTTAAATCAAGTTCTTACCGAACACTTGCTTCACAAATTATTGGTGCCTTTGTACGTATATTCGTTAACCAGGCATAagtcacaattttttcaaactaag gagaagaaaaaacacgtCAGTGCCGTTGTATCTTTGTTTCTACTTTCACAAGTATTCTTGATTATATCGCATGGACCACTTGTTCACACTTTGGCTGCTATAATATTGAAGTCTGATTTAGATATAATCGAAAATGGTGCAAGTAAATTACTGGAGGAATATACAAATGTGTCCGCAGGTGACAAAATAGCATTTGTACAGCCGCAGGAAAGCCTACAAAAATCGCTCGAAAGTTTGAACGAAACACAGAGTGACGAGGCGGTGTCGGAGATTGAGTTTACTGCCGCAGATACAATTGAGAAAACCACAGAATGTGAACTGACTGACAATCCACCTTCAGTTGAACCAAGCACTTCCA ATGAAGAGAAGGAACAGCGGCTGGCTCTCGAAAGCCCATTAACACCTCAGCAATCGTCGAGTGATGTACAGGAATCCTTGGCTAATAAACCATTCTTGGAAGCTATATTAAATGCTTTGAGCTCTACGGAAAATGACTATGCagcattattttcattatgttTACTGTACGCATTAGCTAATAATCAG GGAATCAAGCCTGAAATGTTGGACCTTGTATTATCCCCGTCACAAAAAACATCTACGAAAAATTGGTATAATGAAATTCTTGTAGATAGACTGATCCAGATAATCACGTTGAGTTGTCAAACAA acacTAAGGTACGGTTAGTCACTCTGGATTTATCGATCAAGCTACTTCTACAATTAGTCATGTCAGATGGTCAGAGTTTGCTGCAAGATTGTCATTTAGCAGCCATTGAATCTGCTAAAGAACAAAGTACTTCGTTACTTAGGAATTTTTATAAG AGCGAAGACATATTTTTAGATATGTTTGAAGATGAGTATAGCGAGTTACAAAAAAGGCCTTTGAATGTTGAGTGGTTGATGATGGATAGCAACATATTGCTTCCGCCCACCGGAACTCCGATGACTGGCATTGAATTCAGCAAACGACTACCATGTGGCGAG GTGGAAAGAGCAAGGAGAGCGATAAGAATATTCTTTTTGATCAGGGAATTATCGTTAACACTTAGTGGACAGCCAGAGACGCATCTACCCTTAACAAATTTAGCAACCTGCGTCCAGGTTAACAACGTCCTTGATCTAA ACAATACAGATCTCATTTCCTGCACCATTGTTGCAAAAGATGGGCAAAAAATTCGACGATTCTTAGTGATGGActtaattcaaataattcttGTCGAACCAGATACGAGGAAGTTAGGATGGGGGGTAGCGAAATTAGTCGGCCTACTACAAGACATAGAAGTTACAGGTGATAAAGATGATTCCAGATGCCTCCATTTGACAATTCACCGACCTTTAAGCAGCAGTGCTACCAATAGGGTACCCTTGCTTTCGGCAAAATGTATTCTCGATGATCACATAAGATGTATGGCAGCTAAACAGAG ATTGACAAAAGGAAGAATCAAGgcgagacaaaaaaaaatgagtcaAATAGCGAGGCTGCTAGATATTCCAACTGGCATTCCGCACTGTCCCACACCTCCGAATTATACATTGCTCAATGTAAGACAAGAAC GTACAACAGGAAGaggacaaaaacaaaaagaccATCCAAGACCCATGTTTACAGTAAATAAAGTCCCAGGATTTGCAGCTCAAATGCGACGCGATAGTTCGGCACGTTCCGTTGCTGGGCAATCTGCAGCGACCGGTAAACGTTCTGATAGTAGTCCGAACGGCAAAGTGTGCGAAAATGGTCTGAAGTCTCGCGAACATTCGCCGAAATTGCCAAGACCAAGAAGTGAGGAGATTCCACTTGAAGATATGCGTAGTAGAAATGCGTCTCTAGGGAAAAATGTCACTTGCCTCCCCATAGCAATTCAGGAGAGAATAGATGTCACAATCACCAACACACCTCCTCTATCTGACACATCTCCAGTACTGAGAAAATCGTCTGAAGAAACTTCGTTCACGTCACCTCAAAATCAAGGAGAGCCAAAACCGCGTAGAAAGGGTCAGGTTGAAACTGTTTGA
- the ema gene encoding protein CLEC16A homolog isoform X5, with the protein MFRSRSWFGGGLWKPKNPHSLEHLKYLYNVLSKNHTVSENNRGLLVETLRSIAEILIWGDQNDSSVFDFFLEKNMLSFFLRIMKQKCGSYVCVQLLQTLNILFENIRNETSLYYLLSNNHVNSIIVHKFDFSDEEVMAYYISFLKTLSLKLNVHTIHFFYNEVNEHTNDFPLYTEAIKFFNHTEGMVRIAVRTLTLNVYRVEDASMLAFIRDRTAAPYFSNLVWFIGNHIIELDTCVRNDADHQSQNRLSDLVAEHLDHLHYLNDILCLDIPDLNQVLTEHLLHKLLVPLYVYSLTRHKSQFFQTKEKKKHVSAVVSLFLLSQVFLIISHGPLVHTLAAIILKSDLDIIENGASKLLEEYTNVSAGDKIAFVQPQESLQKSLESLNETQSDEAVSEIEFTAADTIEKTTECELTDNPPSVEPSTSSNMSKTLPRPEVLNIDISNNTLNKIKNLNVTDEEKEQRLALESPLTPQQSSSDVQESLANKPFLEAILNALSSTENDYAALFSLCLLYALANNQGIKPEMLDLVLSPSQKTSTKNWYNEILVDRLIQIITLSCQTNTKVRLVTLDLSIKLLLQLVMSDGQSLLQDCHLAAIESAKEQSTSLLRNFYKSEDIFLDMFEDEYSELQKRPLNVEWLMMDSNILLPPTGTPMTGIEFSKRLPCGEVERARRAIRIFFLIRELSLTLSGQPETHLPLTNLATCVQVNNVLDLNNTDLISCTIVAKDGQKIRRFLVMDLIQIILVEPDTRKLGWGVAKLVGLLQDIEVTGDKDDSRCLHLTIHRPLSSSATNRVPLLSAKCILDDHIRCMAAKQRLTKGRIKARQKKMSQIARLLDIPTGIPHCPTPPNYTLLNVRQERELPPV; encoded by the exons ATGTTTCGAAGTCGTAGCTGGTTTGGCGGGGGCCTTTGGAAACCTAAAAATCCACATTCCCTCGAACATCTAAA ATATCTTTACAACGTTTTATCTAAGAATCATACTGTCTCCGAGAATAACAGAGGCCTACTGGTTGAGACCTTGCGTTCGATAGCTGAAATTTTGATCTGGGGTGATCAAAATGATAGCAGTGTGTTCGA ttttttcctggagaaaaatatgctttcattttttcttcggATAATGAAACAGAAATGTGGTAGCTACGTATGTGTTCAACTCCTCCAAACGCTCAATATCTTGTTTGAGAATATTCGCAACGAAACATCTTTGT attACTTATTGAGCAACAACCATGTAAATAGTATAATAGTTCACAAATTTGACTTCAGTGACGAAGAAGTCATGGCTTACTACATAAGCTTTCTCAAAACTTTGAGCTTAAAACTGAACGTGCATACTATTCACTTCTTCTATAACGAGGTAAACGAG CATACGAACGATTTCCCACTATACACCGAAGCTATCAAATTCTTCAATCACACTGAGGGCATGGTGCGCATTGCAGTGCGCACTTTGACGCTAAATGTGTATCGTGTTGAGGATGCTTCAATGCTGGCATTCATCAGAGATAGGACAGCAGCTCCATATTTCAGTAATCTTGTTTGGTTTATTGGAAATCACATCATTGAACTAGATACTTGTGTTAGAAACGATGCTGA TCACCAGAGTCAGAATAGGCTCTCGGATTTAGTAGCTGAACATCTCGATCATCTTCATTACTTGAACGACATTCTTTGCCTGGATATACCGGATTTAAATCAAGTTCTTACCGAACACTTGCTTCACAAATTATTGGTGCCTTTGTACGTATATTCGTTAACCAGGCATAagtcacaattttttcaaactaag gagaagaaaaaacacgtCAGTGCCGTTGTATCTTTGTTTCTACTTTCACAAGTATTCTTGATTATATCGCATGGACCACTTGTTCACACTTTGGCTGCTATAATATTGAAGTCTGATTTAGATATAATCGAAAATGGTGCAAGTAAATTACTGGAGGAATATACAAATGTGTCCGCAGGTGACAAAATAGCATTTGTACAGCCGCAGGAAAGCCTACAAAAATCGCTCGAAAGTTTGAACGAAACACAGAGTGACGAGGCGGTGTCGGAGATTGAGTTTACTGCCGCAGATACAATTGAGAAAACCACAGAATGTGAACTGACTGACAATCCACCTTCAGTTGAACCAAGCACTTCCAGTAATATGTCAAAAACTTTGCCACGACCTGAAGTTCTAAATATTGACATTTCAAACAATAcactaaataaaataaagaaccTTAATGTGACAGATGAAGAGAAGGAACAGCGGCTGGCTCTCGAAAGCCCATTAACACCTCAGCAATCGTCGAGTGATGTACAGGAATCCTTGGCTAATAAACCATTCTTGGAAGCTATATTAAATGCTTTGAGCTCTACGGAAAATGACTATGCagcattattttcattatgttTACTGTACGCATTAGCTAATAATCAG GGAATCAAGCCTGAAATGTTGGACCTTGTATTATCCCCGTCACAAAAAACATCTACGAAAAATTGGTATAATGAAATTCTTGTAGATAGACTGATCCAGATAATCACGTTGAGTTGTCAAACAA acacTAAGGTACGGTTAGTCACTCTGGATTTATCGATCAAGCTACTTCTACAATTAGTCATGTCAGATGGTCAGAGTTTGCTGCAAGATTGTCATTTAGCAGCCATTGAATCTGCTAAAGAACAAAGTACTTCGTTACTTAGGAATTTTTATAAG AGCGAAGACATATTTTTAGATATGTTTGAAGATGAGTATAGCGAGTTACAAAAAAGGCCTTTGAATGTTGAGTGGTTGATGATGGATAGCAACATATTGCTTCCGCCCACCGGAACTCCGATGACTGGCATTGAATTCAGCAAACGACTACCATGTGGCGAG GTGGAAAGAGCAAGGAGAGCGATAAGAATATTCTTTTTGATCAGGGAATTATCGTTAACACTTAGTGGACAGCCAGAGACGCATCTACCCTTAACAAATTTAGCAACCTGCGTCCAGGTTAACAACGTCCTTGATCTAA ACAATACAGATCTCATTTCCTGCACCATTGTTGCAAAAGATGGGCAAAAAATTCGACGATTCTTAGTGATGGActtaattcaaataattcttGTCGAACCAGATACGAGGAAGTTAGGATGGGGGGTAGCGAAATTAGTCGGCCTACTACAAGACATAGAAGTTACAGGTGATAAAGATGATTCCAGATGCCTCCATTTGACAATTCACCGACCTTTAAGCAGCAGTGCTACCAATAGGGTACCCTTGCTTTCGGCAAAATGTATTCTCGATGATCACATAAGATGTATGGCAGCTAAACAGAG ATTGACAAAAGGAAGAATCAAGgcgagacaaaaaaaaatgagtcaAATAGCGAGGCTGCTAGATATTCCAACTGGCATTCCGCACTGTCCCACACCTCCGAATTATACATTGCTCAATGTAAGACAAGAACGTGAGTTGCCGCCTGTTTAG